A genome region from Deltaproteobacteria bacterium includes the following:
- a CDS encoding ABC transporter ATP-binding protein, translating to MGLDTAIEAKHLTKRYEDFIAVNGIDLEVTKGECFGLLGPNGAGKTSLMKMMYCHAMITEGELFVLGLNAKKNFREIKSKIGVVPQENLLDSDFNLIDNLKLFSKYHQIDPEAALEKIRSLLRLLKLEEFANHHIENLSGGTQRRLAIARALLNSPEIIFLDEPTTGLDPQSRLWLWNFIKQIKETKGTIFLTTHYIDEAEELCDRVAIMDHGKILCLDQPKNLIKQHIGHEIVEFYAKPTDLNYYLNRLKEHQFEYQVYHNMVLVFLKLGQESKVIFDIIKSEKVTIRKPTLNDVFLKFAGYNLRDE from the coding sequence ATGGGACTAGATACAGCTATAGAAGCAAAACATCTTACAAAGAGATATGAAGATTTTATAGCTGTAAATGGCATTGATCTCGAAGTGACTAAAGGCGAGTGTTTTGGATTGTTGGGGCCGAACGGAGCCGGCAAAACTTCTTTAATGAAAATGATGTATTGTCATGCCATGATCACGGAAGGAGAGTTATTTGTTCTTGGTCTCAATGCCAAAAAAAACTTTCGTGAGATAAAATCAAAAATTGGAGTTGTTCCTCAAGAAAATTTGTTAGATTCAGACTTTAACCTTATCGACAACCTAAAACTATTTTCTAAATACCATCAAATCGATCCTGAAGCAGCCCTAGAAAAAATACGCTCTCTTTTGAGGTTATTAAAACTAGAGGAGTTTGCAAATCATCATATAGAAAATCTAAGTGGTGGAACGCAACGGCGATTAGCCATTGCCAGAGCCCTGTTAAACAGTCCCGAAATTATTTTTTTAGACGAACCAACTACAGGCTTGGACCCCCAATCCAGGCTTTGGTTATGGAATTTTATTAAACAAATAAAAGAGACTAAAGGAACGATATTCTTAACAACTCACTATATAGACGAAGCGGAAGAGCTCTGTGATCGAGTCGCCATCATGGATCATGGTAAAATTTTATGTCTTGATCAGCCAAAAAACTTAATTAAACAACATATTGGCCATGAAATTGTGGAATTTTATGCAAAACCCACCGATCTAAATTATTACCTTAACCGCCTAAAAGAACACCAATTTGAGTATCAAGTTTATCATAATATGGTATTGGTTTTTCTGAAGCTAGGTCAGGAATCAAAAGTTATTTTTGACATTATTAAGAGTGAAAAAGTAACCATCAGAAAACCCACTTTAAATGATGTTTTTTTAAAATTTGCAGGCTACAATTTAAGAGATGAATGA